The region CTGGTGATGCATCCCGTTGCGGGGCCGAAGGAAGACCTCCCAGAGCTGCATGTCAGGCCGCCTGCCGCGCCGCTCGCCTTGCGGCATGCGCCTCGGCCGCTTCGAGCACCCAGGCGCCGTCATCGAAGGCCCGCCTGCGATGCGCCATCCGTTGTGCGTTGCACGGCCCGTTACCGGCGACCACGTTCCGGAACTCGTCCCAGTCGATCTCGCCGAAGCGCCAGTGCCCGGTGGTCTCGTCGTACTCGAGATCGTCGTCAGGGATCCGCAGCCCGAGGAACTGCGCCTGCGGCGCGGTCACGTCGACGAACCGCTGCCGCAGCTCGTCGTTGCTGAAGCGCTTGATCCGCCAGCGCATCGACTGGGCCGAGTGCGGCGACGCGTCGTCGTTGGGCCCGAACATCATGAGCGACGGCCACCACCAACGGTTGAGCGCATCCTGCGCCATCGCCTTCTGCTCGGCGGTGCCGCGGCAGAGCGTGACGAGGATGTCGAAGCCCTGCCGCTGGTGGAAGGACTCCTCACGGCAGATCCGCTTCATCGCCCGCGCATAGGGCCCGAACGAGCACCGGCAGAGCGGGACCTGGTTCATGATCGCGGCGCCGTCGACCAGCCAGCCGATCGCACCCATGTCGGCCCAGGTCGGCGTCGGGTAGTTGAAGATCGACGAGTACTTGGCAGTTCCGGCGAGCAGCTGGTCGACCATCTCCTCGCGGCTGGTGCCGAGCGTCTCGGCTGCGGCGTAGAGGTAGAGACCGTGGCCGGCCTCGTCCTGGACCTTCGCGAGCAGGATGGCCTTGCGTCGCAGGCTCGGTGCGCGGGTGATCCAGCTGCCTTCCGGCTGCATGCCGATGATCTCCGAGTGCGCGTGCTGGGAGATCTGGCGCACCAGCGTCTTGCGGTACGCCTCGGGCATCCAGTCGGTCGGTTCGACCTTCTCCTCGGCCTCGACCCGTGCCTCGAAGCTCGCTTCGTCCATCCCTCGAATGTAACGCCGGCCCGCATGAGCGGCAACAATCTGTCACATCCGGTACGCCGACCGGCCGCTCAGCCCTCCCGGGCGGCCGCCTCGACGAGCGGGGTGAATCGCGGCGCGATCTCCGTCGCGAGCACGATCACCGTCGACGTTCGAGACACGGTCGGAGACGCGACCACTCGGTCGATCACCCGCTGCAGGTCGGCGTTCGAGCGTGCCACCAAGCGCACCATCATGTCCGCGCCGCCCGTGATCGTGTGCGCCTCGAGCACCTCCGGAATCGTGCGCAGGTGCGAGGCGACCGGCTCGTGCGCGCTGCCGGCGGCGGCTCCCTGGGCGATCTCCAGGGTCGCGAACGCCGTCACCGGAAAGCCCAGCGCGCCCGGATCCACGGACGGCGACCAGCCGGTGATGACCCCGGCGCGCTCCATCCGGTCGAGGCGGGCCTGCACGGTGCCGCGGGCTACGCCGAGCCGGCGGGACGCTTCGAGCACACCGATCCGAGGCTCGCCGGCAAAAAGCAGCACGATCTGGCGGTCAAGAGCGTCGAGGCTGTACATATTGCACAGTATGTCGTACGAGTGTTGTACGAGCCGCCTACCGCGGGCACGCTCCCTGCATGACCCAGGCACCCGCATCCGACCAGCTCGCCGGCACGCCTTCGATCGAGGTCGAGGACTTCCCGGTCGAGGGCATCGACTACGTGCATTTCGCCGTTGGCAACGCCAAGCAGGCCGCGCACTTCTACGCCAGCGCGTTCGGGATGCGGGTCGCGGCATATCGAGGCCCCGAGACCGGGCATCGCGACTTCGCGGAGTACCTGCTCGAGTCCGGCACGGCGCGTTTCCTGCTCACCGGCGAGGTGCACGCCGGGACCTTCGTCGGCCGCCATCTGGCCGAGCACGGTGACGGCGTGATCGACGTCGCGATCCGGGTGCCGGACGCGACCCGCGCCTACGAGCTCGCGTTGCACCGCGGC is a window of Mycobacteriales bacterium DNA encoding:
- the paaA gene encoding 1,2-phenylacetyl-CoA epoxidase subunit PaaA: MDEASFEARVEAEEKVEPTDWMPEAYRKTLVRQISQHAHSEIIGMQPEGSWITRAPSLRRKAILLAKVQDEAGHGLYLYAAAETLGTSREEMVDQLLAGTAKYSSIFNYPTPTWADMGAIGWLVDGAAIMNQVPLCRCSFGPYARAMKRICREESFHQRQGFDILVTLCRGTAEQKAMAQDALNRWWWPSLMMFGPNDDASPHSAQSMRWRIKRFSNDELRQRFVDVTAPQAQFLGLRIPDDDLEYDETTGHWRFGEIDWDEFRNVVAGNGPCNAQRMAHRRRAFDDGAWVLEAAEAHAARRAARQAA
- a CDS encoding Lrp/AsnC family transcriptional regulator; translation: MYSLDALDRQIVLLFAGEPRIGVLEASRRLGVARGTVQARLDRMERAGVITGWSPSVDPGALGFPVTAFATLEIAQGAAAGSAHEPVASHLRTIPEVLEAHTITGGADMMVRLVARSNADLQRVIDRVVASPTVSRTSTVIVLATEIAPRFTPLVEAAAREG